Within Coffea arabica cultivar ET-39 chromosome 4e, Coffea Arabica ET-39 HiFi, whole genome shotgun sequence, the genomic segment CAGAAAGTTGTAGAAAGTCtgcaaatttaaaaataaaaaaacaattgTGTTCTTAAATGAAtactaaataaaattttaatgtcATATATATCCAAAATCGCTCCGTTTGTTTCTCAGACTCCTAAATAACATCAATATCACTttcattcttttctcttctcttcttttctttcataatttctcatctttttcttttatatcctATACTTCCAAACTACCCATAATAgcccttaaattttttttatatttcggCTTTTTCTAATTTAATCCAGCAGCCTTGTTCTTATCAGGGTGGAGAGCAAGAGCTAATTTCCTATACTGTTTCTTTATTGTCTCACCAATCACACCAACCAAGGATCTCATACCAGTCCACTTCTCCATTCACCTTTGTCTCAAAAGCAGCATATATAACAAGTGTCTCCAGAAACTGCGAAAGACTCTCCAGTTCAAGAAACAGGCTTTCAGCCTTGGAAGCAAATCTCATAGCTCCTCGTATATCATTCTCTGCCAACTTTTGCTCTGCCATTTCTTTCGTCCCTGGCAAATTGCCTCATCTTTGTTACATTCCATATCCACAGGCCAGGAATGAAAGATTTTGTTGGATACAAAAACATGTTACACTCGTAGTTTCACTTCATTTTTTGTTGTATagctaagtttttttttttttcccatagaGGTTACTCCAAAATTCAAATATTTTGTTAAACTACTATTAGGTTGTGAATACTGCTCTGGCACGCGGTGCGCACGATCAAGCGTGACAAAGTATACATTGCTACTTAGAGATCTTTTCATTCTAAACCATGTCCATTGTTATATTATCATCTAGGATTAATATTGTTCTATGAAAATCTCATTCAGCAAAGCTCCTTAGTAAATATTACTCACATACTTTGAAAAAGTTATCTAGCAAGCTTGTTTCTGTCccctcaaaataaaaaatattgatACATACATGACCCCAAAAAAGGATACTAATCGAGTAAGAATTTTTTTGTAGAGGACACTAGACTTTTATGTTTGTTCCCAAATTACCACTATATTGAGTAAGATTGTGTTGAGGTAATATGGGTAGTTATGACAAGATTGAACTTTATtgctcttctttatttttttagaaCTTTTTTTGATGGGTTTATAAATTTAGTTTAAAATTACATTACTTCCCTTCATGGAGACTTTAAGTTCAATATTGGATGAAggtcttttttttcattttataccAGAACGGGAAGTATAcgtaattttttaaacttgaAGGATACTGATTGAAATTGTCATAAACCTTAGggaaggtttgtgaaattatcccaaacaaAAAACCTTTCTTCGTGTTGGAGTTGAAAATGATGCAAGAGTCATCTTCAGGTTTGTCTTTTAGATGACTAGTGTACATATAACTTTTATAATCTAATTTTgcatttataattttctcaagtAGGAAAAAGTACAAAAGAGAAATTTTAGTTCTGCTATGTTTGCCGAAATAGCTCCGTATAAACTAGCTAATTTTGAagatgtttttcaaaaattttactgtaacagtgTCTGTTAAAAACTTCTCTATTTGTCAAAAACTTAAATTCCTTAAAAATGTTTATATTTCggctttttattttaatttaatccAGCAGCCTTGTTCGTATCAGGGTGGAGAGCAACATCCAATTTCCTATACTGTTTCTTTATTGTCTCATCAAACACACCGACGACCAAGGATCTCATACCCGTCCACTTCTCCGTTCTCTAGAAACTGCGAAAGACACCCTAGTTCAGGGAACAAGGCTTTGAGCCTTGGAAGCAAATCTCATAGCTCCTCGTACATCATTCCCTGCCAACTTTTGCTCTGCCATTTCTTTCCTCCCTGGCAAATTGCCCCTTCTTTTTTACCTTCCATTTTCACAAGGCCAGGAATAAAAGATTTTTCTGGGCACAAAAACACGTTACCCTCGTAGTCTCACTTCATTTTCTGTGGTATtgcaaagatttttttttttttttttttttttgggtcatagAGGTTTACTCCAAAATTCAAATATTTTGTTAAAGTAACATTGCCTTATGAATACTGCTGCGGCACGCGATGCGCACGATTAACTGAAACAAAGTTTACATTTGCACTTACAGATCTTTTCATTCTAAGCCATGTTTATAGTTATATTATCATCCAGGATTAATATTGTTGTATGAAAATCTCATTCAACAAAATTCCTTTGGTAGCTTATTAGGTTGTTGGAGATTATGGATTCAAGATTTGTGTCATCGTTTATCAAGCTCTTGGTTGATTCTATGTGATAGCAAAGTTACAGAAATTaatctacccaaaaaaaaaaaaaaaccaataatAGAAATTAAAGGTATTACCTGCTAACTAGAATAAGGTTTACTATAGTCCtacttttttattcttcttcctGCAGAGACATGTAAGGGTTGGTAATTTGTACTATTTCCGTAACCAATGAGACAAGCCTCAGTCTCTTCTAACATGCTTTCTAGTTTCTACCCGTTCTTGAAGGAAAGGAAACAAGACGCTAGTTGATGGAGAAACTAAGCCATAACTTCTGCAGTGTCTACAAAGGGTGCAATGACGTTAATTAGAGGATGGGATTATTACAATCCGAAAAAATGTACAGAATGATGATAGAATAAGTGAGTTCAGATTTTGGACTCTATGAAGTGAATTACATCTACCAAACTCCTCTGATATTTCTTGGAAACTTATTAATCACCTCCTTTTAATCAATcgtgaagaaaagaaaaaaaaaagaagagaaaaaagagacgACAAAAGTTTTTACATCGTACCTATAACTTGGTTTTCACATAATTAAAGAGTAAATTGATACCATataacaacaaaagaaaattttcaaagtaGGTACATGATTATCTTGTGTAGTGGTCCAGGAGGTTTTGATTTAGCGGCTAAAGTTGAGATACCAGAATTTAAACATCTTGGATTCAAATATTTTCTCTCCATTCCTGTTTCTTATATCTCACTCTTCTcctgttagaaaaaaaaattaaaacaaatcataTTTATCTAGTGTAGTGAAGAAGTACACGCCTAGCTAGCCTCTGTAAAATCTGCAAGGATGAGATTCTAATGCACCAAAATTTAGTTGTTGCCTTAAACTCAACTGtcgaaaatttttctaactCTGTTCATTTGTTTTAACCAATACTTTGACTTGTTAATTGGGTATATATTTCATTCTAGACCATAATCCTAGCAAAATCTTAAACCAGGATTTGGATGAATGTTTCTTTGGATATAATCATGAGACAAAATTTCATAGGGATACGGATTTCATCAATTATTGAGATCTTCTTTACTAATTCTAGAGGATGGAGCAATTGTTTTATGCATCAAAAACTAACCCAGGTCCTTGTCCTTTTTGTATTTCAGTAACCAATACTGGGGAATGCATATGCTTTCTACGGCCAAAATTCTACCCTTTTTCCTTTAGTAAATGAATGTGCTGTttacccccccaaaaaaaaaaaaaaggctgcaATTGAAAGTGGTAATGGCAAAGTCTTACTCACCTAACTTGCACGGGTATCATGCATCTGTAGTTTTAGAAAAATTCAATGCCTGAATTTAGCATTAGTGTAACTGGGCTGACACATCTTATCTGAACTTGCCGCATGACATACAAACATCCCAAGATTTCTTAGCCCAAGTCAAATAGTGGATCTCCTTGATGATGGGCTCCAAGAACTGGTAAGCCAACAAATTGTGAATTTTGATCGAGTTTGATCCTAAGCAATATATTTCATCTGCTCTTTCAGACAATTTATATGTTCAATATGTTGTGGATGGTTAAATAATTCTCTGCACAATTTACATGTGGCAGTCTTGAAAGCAATGAACATGGCAACAAGATACCAGGTGAATCCAGGACAGCAAATTTTGCGGGTACACGGGAAAAAGTTTCTATCGCCGTTTGGATTACTATTTTCTGGAGTTCTTTGTAGAAAGATATATTATAACGATTTAATATACGTGAGATAAAgaagtaattgaaaaatgtgttcatgaaaaaacgtaaaaatttttgaggaaaaatggcAATCCGAACAAGGTAATTTAATGTTCAACTGTATGATGAGTAGCCTTTCTGGCACATTAATTGCATGTTAACAGTTGGATGTGTTCTTGTTACCTGCTTTGAACAGCTTATGTTCTCCCTTTATCAAACTTATGTGAGTAATCAGCTTTCTAGACTTCGTACTTTGCAACATCCAATGAACCATAAAGAGAATGTAATAATTCAGGATTCATGtcaaatcaaaattgaatttaaGCAATATCTGCATAGCTACAGAAAGAGCCCAAAAGTGTGGGATAATTGGCGAAGGGGGATAAGGTTATGTGTGATCTTTGAGGCTGTAGGTTGTACTTGATTCTCTTACCGCTTCTGATAACCAGATTGAGATTTTACAAGTACAAACAAAGAATTTGTAGAAGCTATATATTGATAATTCCTATGTAGCAGCCAGGTCTAACATAATATGTACTGAATCTGAGAATTTGCAATCAATATCTCCTTCCATTTTCCATTGCATCTAAATCTTGGCTTCTGGATTCAGGAGTTGCTGTTACGTGGTTTCGCATGTGATCCATTTCTATGTTTGTTGAATTCTTTGAACCATTTTCCTCCAGCAGTCGAAGAAATGTATGAGTAGCCCCCCCTGCATTTTGCAGAAAGAGTAAGAGAATCAAATTACTGAAGAGTTCCTATACAATATTTATTCAGGATCAAAATGGACATTCGAAAAACAGAATTATGGATATTCGAAGTTAATGTACGACTTCGAATGCATGCTTTGTTTTTTCTGATAAGCTGAACATTTCAATCAACAGGGACCAAATGCGTAACTTATTAGCTGAAGGGATTCAGCTCATATTCTGGAAAAATGACTTTCCCAGAACCACGAGCAAGTTGTTTAAACTCACCATTTATGCCATGTGGAAAGGGGAAGAACTGCAGGTAGCACAAAGAGCAAACTACTGATCCTGCATTTTGCAACAGGTTACTATTAAGAGATCTTTACAGTGCTTGCTCAAGGAAGAACTCTTTCAACTTTCGTTTAGTTAGTTTGACAAACCTATTAAAGCTCCAGCAAATACATCCGTCCAGTGATGCCAATAGTCATCCACACGTGAAATACCAATTAGCGCAGcaacaagaagaggaagaatgaCAAGGCAGAGTTTTGCCACATGCCCCCTCTGATCAAATGCTTTAATTTTCCCGCATAAGTACCATGACAAGAAACCAAGGCCAGCAAAGGACCCTGCATGGGGAAGGTACTTCGATTAGATTATCAGAAGTTAATTagatggaagaaagaaacatGAGCACAATTACGTTTTGTGTCTGTAGACTCTAGTCAGATGTGACCTTTTACTTAAGGGGGTGACCTGTACCAAAAACACTACAATtacaaacacattttccaaacaTATTAATTTGTCTACAAATGGTGTCATGAACTGGTGACAAGAAAAGAGCATGTGCTATCTGTTAAAGAGATCAAAAGCAAGAAAGCTTGAATGAGAAATCACAGCTCATTATTGATGAACTGAAGGCAGATTTTTGATATCCAGACTGAAGAATCATCTGATACTGACAGGTATTCTGACTTACATGAAGTATGCCCGCTTGGAAAGCTTTTGTATCCTTCTTTGATAATACTTTGGTCTCCTGAGCACAGCACATCCCCATTTCCCTTCTTAAACACCTAGACATTAACAAGACAATCCATTTAGCAGGTAATACATAAAGACTGGCATAAGCATAAGCCCTTTGCTGAGCAATATATAGTACGCACCGGCACTCCATCAGGGAAGCACCTCCAGAAAAAGTCAGGGCGTGGTCGACCAACGGCATCTTTGATGGAATCCGTGATGACTGCAGTTACGAGTATCGAAAATAGAATGCCTGCAATAGGATTGCCCATCAATGACAAAATGAACTACTTTAGATGAGCAAAAACCAAAGAATAATGAAATCTTAGTTTCAGTTAACTGTAAGTATTACCTAATGTAGCATGATGCAAATCATAAACATCCCTTCTGATGAGATAATAGATGAGAAATATTGTGCAGGGGACAATTATTGCAAAAATCTGTTATACAGAGAGCATGATCAGGAACACGACAGGCGATAATATTTCATAGAAAGCTACAAATTCCAAAGGCAGTTTTGCGTAGGCCAAAACAGGATTTGTAGGATTGGCTTACGTACTGGAACTGCCCAAAATGGTATAGTGTCTGGAATTTTCAAGGGGTATTTCAGATCTGTCATCATCTCAGGCCCAACGTAGCGATGAAATGGTTCTATAAGATTTAAGCCAGCATCTATTAGTACCAAGAGCAGGAGAATTATCCAGTCATGCAAGTGGACTCTTGCAACCTTTGTTCCATGGGATTTCAAAGTGTGCCCCCCAAATTGAATTCCTGGCATCTTTACAAGTAATCTGCATCAACAGAATTGAATTGTAAACACTAAAACTTGACAACAAGGAATAAAGCATTCAATTAGCATCTTAGACGTGTAAGAGGGAAGCTAATACAACCATGACAAGAACTCAACTAAATTACAAAGAGGAAGTTCTGGTACTTTGATTTCCATAACAGCCTTGAACAGGAAACTTGAAGCATGAGATGGAAAGTCCAAAATGCACTTCTTAAGAACTAAGAACTGTATGCAATAATGCAAAAGTGCATGTCTTTCCTAGGGGTGAATGGAATGAAAGGACTCTGTGAAGGTTTTAGCATCAAATGTTTATTGCAATACATGGATAACTATGCAGATGCACTTAAACTGTAACAATATCCTTATTGCAGTATTAAAGTCCTTTTTCAACCAGAATGAACTGTGAACCAATTCTAGTGTTTTTCACAATTAAGGATCAATTGATTTTGTAAACAAGCAAAAACAAGAAGATACGTACAATTTAGTTAACTATATGTAATCACCAACATTATGTCTATATGGTAGAAATGACCTGAGCTGAAACAGCATCAAATTCAAGAAGAATTAGCCCCGTATGACTTCTGAGACAGATGAATGGACGATTTTATTCTTGAAATAAATTTATGCGAGGAGGAATAGCCTCTCATATCCTCAAAGAAATCCAGTAAATCATCAACCAAATCATAAATGCTAAGCATTTCTGCATCTGACATTACTAAAATGAAAGAGGGAATTCGTACTTCACGGAAAACTAATCCAGGGATTGCAGGAGCACGCGAACATGGGGGGACTCCTCGGAATGTGGCTATGAAGAACACATGCAATGACCTGAAATTCAATAACTGAATAGATGAATAAGATTCTCAAAAGGGTTTATGGCATAATTGTTTAAAAGTTGGTTATCCATTGAAATcggcaacaagaagaaaaccTGAATAGGATGCTCGAAAATCTTgtaaatttcctaaaaatttcTTAAAGTGCTGacttttggggaaaaaaaattaaggtaACTTTAGCATATATCATTAATACATCCTTGAAAAATAGTGTAAGCGGAAATAAATTATTGATGCACCTATGATTGTGGCTAGAAGAAAGGATCCAGATCCTGACGTCCAACACATTCCAGAGAGTGTCCAGGATTATTTCTAGTGGGGGAGAGTTTTACGTGCATGTGATACTTGGATGCTGCATGCCAATTAATTAGTACTGCTATATAATAGGAAGCCCCCTAACCTTAAATTCTTTATGCCCATATAGTACTTGAGGAGGTATGCTAGCCTAGCACCCATACTATCTGAAGACAGCATCTAGTCCTGAAGATAAAGAAGAAGATCATTTTAGAATGGCTAAGCATATTGTGTTTGGTAGAACTTACTTGACGTGTCTATTAGGATACATCTGCAGGAATTATG encodes:
- the LOC140005691 gene encoding lipid phosphate phosphatase 2-like: MPGIQFGGHTLKSHGTKVARVHLHDWIILLLLVLIDAGLNLIEPFHRYVGPEMMTDLKYPLKIPDTIPFWAVPIFAIIVPCTIFLIYYLIRRDVYDLHHATLGILFSILVTAVITDSIKDAVGRPRPDFFWRCFPDGVPVFKKGNGDVLCSGDQSIIKEGYKSFPSGHTSWSFAGLGFLSWYLCGKIKAFDQRGHVAKLCLVILPLLVAALIGISRVDDYWHHWTDVFAGALIGSVVCSLCYLQFFPFPHGINGGATHTFLRLLEENGSKNSTNIEMDHMRNHVTATPESRSQDLDAMENGRRY